The region AAAGAGTGTGAAAACTATGACTGGGGTGAGCTCGCTGATGCTGGAAAGGTAAACTTTGAAACTATGACTGGGGTAGGACAAGCAGATGTGCTTGTGGCTTAAGCCAATTTTGCAAAGAACATAAAATGCACCTTTTTGAAGGAAAATGATTCATACACATCCGTATAGTGCAGACACCCTACATGCACCCAGAGTGAGAAAGGTACAGGAGAAAGAAGTAatgaatgtgatatatgataaatGTGATAAGAAGAGAGACATAAAAGTAGTAATGAGGTGTTTGTATGGTGTCTATTATACTGATTGTGTGTCTAAGTATCATTACTATTTTTAAAAAGACCGTGCATGGATTTGGTTGGTAGCCCTGTAGGCTTTTTAGCTCACTATTTTTGATGAATCTGAGAATATCGTAGGTTCCTTATATAGATTATGTTAGCAGAAGTTAGGCACAGACTTTTGTTATCAATTCTCCAGCACCTAAAATATATTCTTAGGTACTCACAATATAACCAGAATAATAATAGGGTAACAATAAAATTTATATTCATGTATAAGTATAACGTTTTTGAAATGGATGAGTAATAAAGGAAATATAGTGTCACTAAGTTGGCTACATGATCCAAAGTCGCCTTTCCACACTGATGAGCTTAGCTGCACAGCAAATTTTAGTTTGTGAATTTTGTTGAACATTATTTCAGGTAGGACCCATGTAACATTAAAATTTTTAGTTGCTTTAGCtgtcacttatttttaaaattgttgatATCGAATTGTTTGATCTTGTTTTGCAGTTAAAGGATTTGACTGTAGTGGAGTTGAAATATTATCTCACAGCTCATAATCTTCCTGTTTCTGGGAAGAAGGAAGCTCTAATTAGCAGAATATTAACTCACATGGGAAAATGAGCCAGCAGGGCCAATATCTTCCATTAATGATTTTGTAACATCAATGGCCAGAACATCCAAGACTCACAAGTACAAGAGCTACTGAATTTAATGTTTTAATTCATTGCTTGTTCTTGACCCGATCTTGGATAGCATATTCAATTTTACTTACTAGCTCAGTAGCAAACTGTTTGTTACTTAATATTATTTACATAGTTTAAGAGATTATTTATTGATATATAACTTGACTTAAATGCCATTATTTATACTTCCGTTCCAAAATGCTGGTTGTTTTATCTTTTTTCCATTTTGAATAATGTATGAGATTGATGTGAGGTAGTTGTGAAAAACAGTTGAAAATTGAATCCTTTTGGATAATTCCCTACCTGGCCTATATTTTATCTCAAAATCAAAACCAGTCGATTTTGATGCCAACTTGAACTTCTCTTCGATAAGAAATCTCTGTTCTTGaataaacttcaaactcttctgaTATGTGACTATTATAAAATAGTTGCCATGCAATTAATGTGTCCATTTATGCACTTCATGTATTACCATCACGTATCTTTCATATATTGACTTATTTTCCCTCAATCTTACAAAGCTTTACTCCAGAAGGCCGAAGGTTCACCTTCATGCAACAAAACTGATCCTAAACTCTTACTAGAAGCATCAATTTCAATagtaaaatattttgaaaattcaTGGTATGCTAGAATAAGTAGAGTAGTAATAGGATTCTTCAATTTTCAAAAGCTTGTTGAGTAGAATTACTTCTTTTAAAACTATTAATTATTTAGCAAGAGTACGATATCCCTTATCAAATCTTCTAAATATCCTTTCAAACCCCAAAACCCCTCCTCAATCCTTTAAGAGAACTAGGTACAACTACATAACCTCCAAAAAAATTCGGGTCAACAGCCACCCATTAAGAGAAAAAATCTCTCTAACTTCTTAACCCATATGGATGCATCATCACCCCCTCAAAAATTGGAATTTCCAGTTTTCTCCATTTATACATTGAATTCACGAACCTTGCTTCATCTTGAAGTCTTGTCAAGTGTCAACCTTTTCTCCCCCTTCAGATTCTACTAGCCTTCTCGGGTAATTGTTGAACCTTTGGTATACTTTTCTGCATCGCCAATAGCTGAACATCTTGCACCCACCCCATCACAAAGTCTTCAAGCTTCTTCCTGTGGTTTTCACAAAGTTCCGCTCCATAGACTCCATTCTTCCTTCCATTTTCTTGCTTACCATGAGTGATTGTCCAAAATTTTCTCCCACATCTCCAAGATCGGAGCTTTAATACCAGTTGATAGAACTGGTTCATACAAGAACATAGAAAGGAGAAGAAATTCTCTTttagagaaagagaaaagattaCAGATGCTAGCTTTCGAGAGGCTAGTACTATCCATAAATTGAATATTTCAAGAATGTCACACAGACACGATGCATGTTTGGATTTGCTTTAGGTGTAGGTAGAATCAATTCTCATCTCTCACAAGCTACTAGCAGAAGTTCCAAGTCAAAATCACTTCTAATTGAACTTGGAGTTTCCGAACATGCTGACACTCACCCCACTTGTATCATCCAGATCAACATGAAATACTACTTATGGATCGAGAAGCATATTTGAAGTAGCTGATAAACTAAATAACATGATTTAGAGAAAATCCACATCTACTGAAAAtaaagagaaaggaaaataaCCTCCAGCATAAAAATAGGCCTTCCTCCagataaaaaaatgaaagcccttctttttccttttaaatTTTGTTGATGACAATGACCAATGATTAAAAGAAAATTGGCAGAAAAATTAACCAAAATTATCATCAAAATAATGATGCATCCTAATTCTCCCAGCCTTAATAAAATTAGTGAGGCTTGGGAAGAGacatgaaaaaaagaaaaaaaagacaagACATGCTATTGGCCTATTGCTGCTGCTGGTCAGGTTACAACTGTGATTTCCTTGTCCCCTCCCTCCCTATATGGTGGTGATTTCTGAACTACAGTGTCAGAATGGTTAATTGATGCCTCTGGTATCAAGTTGTTTATGTTATTTGCTGAATTTAGGTTTGCATGAGTATCAAAGAAGAGGCAAACTACAGAGCAATCATCAACCTTAGAAGTGGGAAGCTTCGTCCTCCATGCTTGAACGGCTGATTCAACCAGTACTTTAGCTGCAGAAGACCGTGGAGCAGATGCCACAATCCCCACAACCTCTTTGTTTGATAAAACATCCCAAACCTGCTCAGAAGAACCAGCACAACTGAGCTGAGaaacaaatgtgatgttgaacTGGTATTGATTCAATTGCACAGCCTTACCCCATCTGTGGCTAATACAACAAATTCATCTTTCTCAGTGAGGCGGTGATGTGAGACATCAGGAACAGAGATGACGCCGTAGTCCTTCAGGCAAAAATCTCCAAAAGCCCGTGTCATAGCAAGGCCAGGGGCATCAACGTTAGGCAACCAAACTCGAGCAACTTGTGGTTCTTTCTCAATGGCAAACACCCTTCCTTTACAAAGCCTGATCCTCTCTGCTTCCCCTGAGTAAAAACAAGAAGTAAGACTTAGCATACTTGGAAATGAAGTGAATAACAAAGAGAAATGCAAATAAAGATGGAAAAAAGAAAGAGGGATGGATACTTGGAAGATTTGGCTTAAAGTCAGTGGTCAACTGATGAGCAAAAATAGAATCATCATGTTGATCTCGGGTAGCCAATACAGCTCTGGAGTCCCCGACATTTGCAATAACAAGGTGGTGCCCCTGCTTGAGCAAGGTGACTGCTGTAGTACCACTGCAATAGCAATCACTATGATGGTGCAGTTTGAGTTGTTTGTCCATAATCTTACATGCCTTTGAAAATGATTGTCTTAGTTTAACAAAATTAATCCCATGAATATCATTATCATTGATGAGTCCATGTCCATCTGAAAGATCAAGATCATCCATGTATTCACATTGAGCCATGAGCTTTAAAGGGAAAGAATCCCTGACTTTCTTGGCAACCATATGGCCATAAGGTCCATGGCCATCAAAAACACCACAAAAAACGGTGTCCTCCATTGAACGAAAGTTCTGGGAatcgaaaataaaataaatgagatgatgaaattgaataaataaattaaaacaaaataatgaaattaaactTGTACCTACCTCCCAAAGAAGCATAGCATCCTGGTTGATCCCTTTTCTTCCTTGCTTAGAGAACAAGGATGCAACGTGGGAGGATCCGTTCAAGACGAGTCTGCCACGAACTCTGTGCAACCGTATTTCGACGTTATAATCAGCAGCAGCGGTGGATGTGGATGTGGATGTGGATGTGGATGTGGATGTGGATGTGGATGATTCacaaggagaaggagaaggagaaggaggagcaGGAGATGAACctgaacccaaacccaaacctgaGAGGCATGATCCCATCACCAATTCATGATCTACCTGCACCTGCCAGTGCTACCCCCAATTTTACGTCATGCATGCAGCACAAACTAAGAATAGGAGAAACATATAATCATTTGGATTGGATTAGGATAAGTGGATAACCAACTACTAAATTATAAACAAGATttgcatatctatatatctatctatctctctCTGTGTCCATGTGGGTTAATTAGCTGGGAAGGTATAATGGGAATTAATTTGGTAGGACATATGAAAACTTAATGgcacaaattaaaatttaatatgaaCTGCGAAATAAAGATAAATATAACGCCAACTTAATGGCACTTAAATCTCATGAGAtgcaaaaattaatatatacaaAATCTAACATAGCAGATTTGGCAATAAAATTTGTGGCTGAGTATGTAATGTGACGAGATAAACTAAAGTTTCAGCGGTAAACAGAGAAAAAAATTGTAACAAACTTTTTAACCGATTTAAAAGAGCAGTCTTTTATGGCGGTACAAGAGAACAACTTATGGATCCTCTCCCGCCAACTCTAAGCAGCACCTTCTATGGTAGAATGTGGACCATTAGATTCTAATTTTAACAATGAAGATGGTCTCTTTTATAGAAgttcatttttaaattaattatcgGCTTTTTGCAATTAAACAAACAAATTTATCACATAAATGAAGTTTCCTCTACAATATGACGAGACTTAAAATATGCATCCATTGGATCATTTTAAAAGGTTTTGGCTGTCAAGTAactaattatcccaaaagcgtaagttgttgggtaaggtcacattaatgattttatattatattttaacaagCTCTCTCACGCAAGAGTCTATTGAGCTTGAAGCGTTGACGATGCCCAGGCTCACCTACTATgtgattaaatttaattaattaatttttttgttttaagaaTTAGGGGCAGTAGGGGTCAAACAACTCTAGACCGCTTCCGCTTGATCGTTGAGGCTCTGTCAAGCAACCGATTATCCAACATTGGCGACAACAAAACTGATAGTCTCAATCTGTTTTTTTACAATCCATTGCAATACTTAATCCATACAGCTccaaattaaaactaaaaagtACTAGCTACGTGCTTCCTCTATACCTCAGAAACTATTGTGCAGCAGCTGTTTCACATAAAATTACTGTCATTTCAAGAGGCAGAGGCCACCCATCCGTATGAATAACTATAGTTACAGTCTTACAGACAAGAGATTTCATGTGTGTTTAATTAGGTTGGGGCCTTGTCTGAACAATATAGATGTCTTTTCCAACAAGACATCCTTCTACATCTTGTGGGGACCCAAACTTTCTTTCCAGGAAAAACCCAACGGCACATAGGCGTTGACCAAGTTGTCGCCGGAAAACTGGGTCAACTGTCAGGGGTTTCTTGCTGTAATCCACAGTTAAACGGATAACCTCCCCATCAGCAGGTCCTGCACCACGTACCAGCAACTCCTCACTCAAGTTTGCAAAAGCCAGCGTTTGTACAACCCCATCAAATTTCCCAGATGATATGCGCCATGGTGTGCCCCGAGTTCCAGAAGCCAGAGTTTCACCCAGCCCACAAGCAATCTCAGCCTCCACAGTATTACTATCCTGGTTTGTTGGGCTCACGGTATGTAGCACAAATGACAAATCAGGTGAGAGCATTTCTTGAATCAGAATAGCCATTGAAGCTTCCTTCTGAGGCACGCCAGCAGCACGCCGGCTCAAAACTGCCCTTCGTGTGTACAGCGAAGCCCAAACTCGGCTAACTGCATTTCCAAAAACTGTTGGATTGGAAGGACTAACATTGGGTATTGATTCATAAAGTCCAGCTGCTGACATTCCAGCTAAGTCCTCTACATTGGCACTGGATCGAACAATTAAACATGCACTGCTTGGAAATATTCTCCCAATGCTTTCAATGACATCTTTTGATGGCTTCAGGGAACAAACCAGTTCCTGGAGTTGATGGCAAAGACCATCAAGTTCACCACCCTCCAGTTTTGCTGTTTCTATCTTATCCAGTATAGACCGGAATGTTTCAGTCGAGTTGCTCTTCTCTAGCTCTAATTCCATGGATCCAAAAGGCAAAACTGCCCCAGAAGGAACTTGGAAAGAAGCAGGCACTCCCTGATCACTGTAAACTGTCATccaaaaatcagattttagaAATGTGATTTGCAAGAGTACATTATTGTCATTAAATTCATTAAAGTAAATAACCGGTTATTCGGGGGATAAAGAAAAATTCAttaaaagtaaaagagagtaaagAGTTACACTACAAGACATTGTTTCAGCTCACAAAAAAAAGCATTAAATCAAATTTGAGATGAACATAAAGATTTGATTGTTTCAGTAAAATTCTCTAAAGATAAAATCTCGAGCTGGATAGTTTAAAAACAAAATTCCGGACCTTGAACCTCTATCGTTATGACTGTTGGTAaaccaaaataaatatataaaagaatGTTTTAAATAGTACTTTGAGATGAGGTTACTCACTGTAAGTGTAATAGTGGTGGTCTGACATAATTATGCAACACAATTGAATCATACCTTTATCAGAAACTGCAGACAATGATGACAAGCGACCACATGCAGCAGCCTTTGCACCGGAAGTCTGAGTCTCTGCATCAGGAAGCAAGATAACTCCACCAGATGAAGCATCCTTCAAATGAACAGCATAATTAGGCAATTGATTGAATGCTTTGCATCAAAAAATCATTACTCTGAATAACCTTAAAGGTTATCTACATatgcagtaaaaaaaaatcaactttaAAGCTTACATTATTAGGTAAGGGATAAGTATTGTCTGCTATCTCAACAGACCCCTACACATGAAGGACCTGCTTTATTCTAAAACTTCATTTAATTATGATAATGGAGCCAGTAGGGATTAACCTCTAGGTTGTTTAATTTTGTACACCCTCATACGGTCATACCATGTTAATGAACTAATCAAGTTAAAAGCTGATGCTGTTATGTGAATTAATATCCCACaaattttggtttttgattgAGCTCAGTGGCGTGGTGTGATTCCTATAGCCAACCTCGCGTAGTAGTTGTATGTTGTTATGTGAAATATGAAAGGGATAACAGATTTAGGAATATATTTAGTATTAGGATATTGCATTGGGGTAAGTAGTTATTTGTAGTGCAATCAGAGTGTTAACATTTGGATCAGGTCCACCTTTATGATTTACATTTCCATTCTCTGTAAATTTATCTCAATTCGAGTGTCTTCTTCTCATCTCAATAACAGAAGGTTTTTATCTCTATCATGCAGAACCCATCATTAGCATCATGAAAATGTCAGTTCAATCTTTCACCTCAAAATCTCACCACTTTCACCATGCTGAAAGTTCATTTCTAGATGTGAAAAAAAATGTCAGCACATCGCCAAAATAAAAGTGAATAATTCTATCATTCTCTACCTGATTAGAATTGGAGATTCCACCAGCAGAGAAAGCAGGAACCTCAACTCCAGAGAAACTATCATCAGAAGCCCTTTCAACAGAAAAACTGCCATTGGAGTCCACTGAAGAAGACAACTTCAGAGTAACACTAGCAGCGGATGCATCCAACCTGGAAAGTTAAATAAAAGCAGGAAAAGGGAAAATGGAAAACATTATAGGAAGGGAAAATGGAAAACATTATAGGATTAAATGTATTCACAATGACAATATTATCAAAGTAATTTGAAAAGTTAATTGATTTAAGTTTTAAGGATAAGGGTTCAAGGACGAGAAAATTGTCTTGGCAAATAACCTCACACATGACCCAATAAGACTTTTTACATCAGCAattttttcatcatcttcacacGTTACAAAGGCGACTTTCTCCTGTAATTAGCAATAGCTGTATGAATGTCATGGACAATGTGTaaattcaaacttcaaaatcaTTCATTGGAATTGGAAACATTGAAAGAAGTCTTGCCTGCCGGGCCCTAACACCAAGATGAGACAAGTGAGGCAGCTCTTGCTGAAGTATAACTCCCACTATGTTCCTCCCAGCAGCTGTTACCTGGCAGCATAATCAAACTTACAAACATTGATCTATTTGTTACTTCATATACACTCAATGAAGTATAAATATACCTCTTCATCACCATCAGCTCTGTTAACAAGAAGGATAATTGGACCTTCCACTGAAGATGGTAGGGATCCAGGAACAATTCTTTCAACCTAGGTCAAAGATGCCCAAATTCATGTTAGTCATGATCTATTGTATGGATGGGGATATCCCTACTAGTTTCTTACCTATTTGGTTATCACTTTATTTATAGGTTTGCTTGTGTAGAGGGCTATAGATGCCCCCTTTCCACAGCTTGAGGACTTCTGTTTGATTGTTGATTGTAAATAATAGTGTGAAATTTCAGAGGCACTTGGTCCATCATGGGTGGTGAGAGGTCAACCATAGAGAGagagacacacacacacacacacacacacacagagagAGAGACTGAATCTGAAAATGACTGTATTGTTCAATAGAACTGAGAGTTACAATATATACAGATGTGCTTAGATCACAAGGTAACTAAAGTAATTGTAGGCTAACAAACTGACTGGACTAACTAACCATAACTAACCACAAGAGCTATGACAGAATACAACGGGTACACTGTATATCAGTGTAGTGTACTCCAATATTCCCCCCTCAATCTCAGCTGAGGAAGGAAGGCACATTCTGCACATTGGGCTTGATCCGAAGATCAAGGAACCAAGAGGAGGACAAAGGCTTAGTCAGTGCATCTGCAAGCTGGGAGGCTGCTAGGATGTGCTACACGGAAATCTGGTTGGCATCATAGTCATTTTAGAATAGGTTTTCCTGATGCAAACTAGGCTTCTCTGCTAGATCGATGGTCCAAAAAAAGATAACTACGAGCTTTTTCATAGAAAATTTAGTATTGTGGAAGGTAAGTAAAATAATGGTAACAATCTAGGCATAATTATTATTTATGCTCTGTAGGAAAATGAGAGTAAAGAGAAAAGTAGAGAACTAACTTATTGATTAAGAAAAGAGTCTAGATACTAGAATTATATAGATGCTCGAATATTGTTGACATGTAACAGACTAGTCAACTGAATAACTACTAGTTACATCTGTAATAATAGACTAAAGAAATCCTAAGGATGTAATCAAGTACACCctgtagttcttttgattggctgcattttgctcaaaacatgatgtgcaaccatatgttccaacatctggaACAACATGGTGTGTTTACGTATGTTGGTGGTTCAAtcgctgaaatcaagttatttgttgGGCTGCTGACTGTAAGGGGATTCAGAAGATTTATcctatgctgtgcgttttatcttctgaaggcgtgtttgttttaatcttggctgaagtaacaagattgataacgtgtgaaccaagtatatctcaaagtttgaatttaaacttacttggttctgttattttattctggtaagagttgattccttgaagattctttccagaagtgctgttgtggactctatgacgttcggcccattgaagatccaagcctcacgtgaacgtctatataaaggagTTTATAAACCCTAGCAAAACAGGGATTCTGAGCGTGATATACTGATCTTAGGGTTTATTATTTGAGTCCTGTTGTGAGTATTGTAACAACTTAGTGCTTCCTGTGCTATTGCAAGTACTAAGTTGatatgtttagttgagttgtaatctcatcaaacttgtttattgataaacatgtcttgatcGCTGTGGCAGTGGTCTTTAGGGGTtagaggaagtttcctcatagcttagaggagaagggctaagctagattcacttatgtaatagtggtagacattgaagaggctctatactaagggggagtacttaggtataggagggactttcatgtgacctgagagctattatttgatagtgaattgactcctggattggtatcctccagatgtaggtgatgttgcaccgaactgggttaacaattccctgtgtttttttcgttgatttaatttatgtactgttgtgcaattgtcgaaccgattgtcccaacatcgcgttcgacatctgtcctgtgcgagaaccagaatttcacaCCCAAGTGTATCCAAACACTGTTCTAATATGCTCCATCTTGCAATAgtcttattaatattaatatgagGGTATAATAAACTTTTAAGACAGCAACGTAAGGGATAACTTTTTTAAATTCAATACTGGTTGTTTTTTAAAGATCTCTGTTTCTCTCTCtcaaacaaacacacacacacacatgcaCCAGAGTAACTATCACAATAACATTGCTAGTGATATTTCTAATTGTAGCTCAGTACCTGAACTAATGTTCCTAAAACAGCTCCTGGAACAAGAACATCCCAACCATCAGAACCAAGTGTACTTCTAACAGCTTTTAGCAGAAGAATACATAGTTTTGAAACCTGAAAAATCACGCTAAAATTTACAGTAGAGAAGTCAGATAATATACTAGTTATGTTTATCGTAATGAAATCCATAGTCTAGGAAAAAAAACATGACAAGAAACCACAGATATTGATGATAACACTACAGAATATAATTCCTGATTTCCTGTAACTTGTTCTCTTAATAAAATGTTGTATTACCATACCCAGCACGAATCTCAGCTTCAGTATATGTTCTGACACTGTTTTCAGGGATTCCTAGAGCTTTTCCTAGTGTCTGCAAAATTTAAAGGGAcaattttgtttatttcaaGATACATTCATAACATGCAAAGGAACCTGGTTTAGAAACCAAACAGGGTAAAAGTATTAAAAGGCGTAAGTTATTTAGGTTTGAAATGAATTTGTAAGCCATTCTGGCTTATTTCTGATTGAAAA is a window of Lotus japonicus ecotype B-129 chromosome 5, LjGifu_v1.2 DNA encoding:
- the LOC130717350 gene encoding probable protein phosphatase 2C 33 — protein: MGSCLSGLGLGSGSSPAPPSPSPSPCESSTSTSTSTSTSTSTSTAAADYNVEIRLHRVRGRLVLNGSSHVASLFSKQGRKGINQDAMLLWENFRSMEDTVFCGVFDGHGPYGHMVAKKVRDSFPLKLMAQCEYMDDLDLSDGHGLINDNDIHGINFVKLRQSFSKACKIMDKQLKLHHHSDCYCSGTTAVTLLKQGHHLVIANVGDSRAVLATRDQHDDSIFAHQLTTDFKPNLPREAERIRLCKGRVFAIEKEPQVARVWLPNVDAPGLAMTRAFGDFCLKDYGVISVPDVSHHRLTEKDEFVVLATDGVWDVLSNKEVVGIVASAPRSSAAKVLVESAVQAWRTKLPTSKVDDCSVVCLFFDTHANLNSANNINNLIPEASINHSDTVVQKSPPYREGGDKEITVVT